The genomic interval CCTGGGCAGCCCCGAGCCGCTGCGCTGGCTGCTCCGCTCGCCCTTCGACCGCAACGTGCCCgtccagctggagctgcaggagctgctcctcGACCACGTGTTCCAGCGGCTCGGCGTCGCCTCGCAGGTACGgccgggcggggagcggggaTGCCGGGCCCAGCGGAGACTTTGCGGGTGAAACCAGGCCCGGCCCTGTGGAGGGGCTCGGGTGGAGCGGGAGGTTGTGTCTGGCAGCGTAGTGCGAATGGGAAATCCGGCATCACCTTGTCTGTCTAGGGATCTGCACATCTGTTTTGCCCCCTCCTTGCACCCGCGGGGTGCACGGGCTCCGAGCAGCCTGCAACAGTGACTGCCCAGCGATGGCATTTGAACCACGCTGTTCTCTTAATTTCTTCGTAGTTTTGTGGTAAAATAAGGAGGAGGTTTGGTCTGCAGCATCTTGTCAGACcacagtcaaaaccagcatcCAGGATCAGTTTTTGAGAAGGAAATTAAGCGTTATGAAGTGCTGAACTAAAACTTCTAATAGTTTTCACTcacacttcagcacctcatTGCATGGCTTTTGGTTACTTAGATTTGTGgtaatttaaaaatctattcCCTAAGAGTGGCCCTTAAGAGTTTATTCTTTGGTTGAATTAACAGTGAAAGCCTTGCTGTTGACAAGACTGCTTTATTTACTCCCTTAAGCAATTGATATAATTTAACTTGCATGATTAATACCCTGCATGTGAAGTGTTTTCTCATTGCTGCTTTGGAAGAGTTCTTGCTGATCttcaaaagaagcagcaaggatAAGTATCCCTGGGTTCTTCCTTTTATacctttattatttttcttttcttacaggGTTGTGTTGATCATCCAATTGTGTTGACGGAAGCAGTGTGCAACCCTCTGTATTCGAGGCAAATGATGTCAGAGCTCCTCTTTGAATGTTATCAGGTGCCAAAAGTGTCCTATGGTGTAGATAGCTTGTACAGTTTTTACCACAACAGGAGGCAGAACTGGCCCTGCAGTGGTTTGGTGATATCTTCAGGTTATCAATGCACACACATTTTGCCAGTCTTAGAAGGCAGGTGAGTTCTTGGCTTGTAAAGTACAGTGCAGCCTCTCTTTGTCAGTCATCCAGTTTTCAGTGATGCAAATAGCTGTTCCTCTGGTATGAAAtatcccagctgctgcactcTAAGCTCTTATCCGGTCTTAAGTTATACTGAGGAGCTAAAACTGGGTCTGAGGATTTTAAGTTCTGTTGAATTTTGAATTGAAGAAGCAGTGCTGTCCTTGTACATGTTACATTTTTTCTTACTATTCATGCATAGATCTGTACTTTCAAAAGTAGAAGGAGATGTCTACCCCAAGTAAGATTAAGGCATTAAAAATTAGGCTTTAAAGCAGCTTTGGGTCAAAAGAAAATGCTCTGTGAGATTAGTGCAGCTCTTGAGGTTTTTGTCATTCTGATTGTGCTGCTATGTTGCTctacttttgtttgttttttttgttttaatccttGCTACAGGAAATGGATTTATTATATCTGGTAAATTGTTCAAACTTTCAAGGGTTACTGCTGGCCAACTGTGAAATGTCAAAAAGGTTAAAGGAACTGCTTTTAGCTCCACTAACTGTCACTTCCCTTCTTACAATAGAACATTTCCTTGCTGTAGCCAAAATTATGTCATGGTTGGTTGTTATttgaaagcagagcagagccttTCAGAAAGTATCTGCAATAAACAAAGCAGTGATTGTGCTTGTTGTTGAAGAGCAGGTGTGCTCGATTCTCTGAATCTAACTCAATCCTGACTTATTTATCTGTGAATATTCATCAGAAGTTAAACAGTAGAGATGAAAGTAGGAGATCTGTTTTATGCTGAACTCATGGATCTCTCCAGTCTCAGATGTGTCTCTTTGCATTTTCAGGTTGGATGCTAAAAACTGCAAACGTATTAATCTTGGAGGGTGTCAAGCAGCAGTTTATCTCCAACGCCTCCTTCAGCTGAAATACCCAGGACATTTTGCTGCCATCACTCTCAGTCGCATGGAGGAAATTCTGCATGAGCATAGCTACGTTGCAGAGGACTACATAGAAGGTAAAACCAGCTCGAATTTACCACTAGGGAGCGTCTGTCAGACTTAGTTGTGTCCTCACTATCTGTTGGTCTCAAGTTGTCTGAGACTCTAGTAGAAACACTCTACTGCTATCTGCTGTCTTCCTGGTAGTGTTACCTCATGGGAAATGCTCTGACAATAGTTTTGATTTGaacattaaaatagtttttttttccattttgtaatttaatttcattcCTGCTCTAGCTCAGATTTATCTGTGACTAGCAATTGGGATGATTTCAGAGGAAGAGAATTGAATTGGTTACTTTATACTTCCAACAAAACTTGAACTGGGTTAGGATGGTTTCTGCATCTAGccctgtttcctctctgctttgagGTTTCCAGAGGACACTTCTTGGGACTTTTGTGAATTCAAGACATTTTACAGTTTCTGTGGTAAATTTCACCTTAAGTGGCCAAAGAAAAGGGTTTTCTTAAATGTATCACTTAGGAGAGAGCCAGTAGGAGCCCTTAGAAATGTGAGAGAACTCTCCCATActttgggaagagagaagagataTTAGCATGTGCTTCCCACTTCTTAGTGCTTTGTGTTTCCTGCATGCTGAACATCAGAGCAGCAAGAAGTGGTGCAGAGAGTTATGTGACTGGAAGGCAGTGCTCTGAATGTGGGGGCACCTGCCAAGAGGTGACAGAATCCTACACTGGACCATTGTTGCCTTCTTCTAAGTCTGGTCTTAGCATGGAGTGTGTACAACATGAGTCCTCATTTTCAGCCTGGCAAAACAATTCTGTTGctttcaaaacctccagagctACAGAAGTGGAGGTCCCCAGAATATTATGAGAACAACATGCACAAGATGCAGCTGCCTTTCTCTAACAAACTGCTGGGGAGCACTCTGACATcagaggagaagcaggagaggCGGCAGCAGCAGTTACGTCGACTTCAAGAACTCAATGCACGTCGTCGagaagagaagctgcagcttgACCAAGAGAGACTGGACAGGCTACTGTACATACAGGTAACCAAGGCAAAGTTTCCTGTGTGATCTTTTGGGAGGAGGGCAGGTCATGCATCACTAAAGAATCTGCAGCTGTCCTATGTGTTTTTTAACAGGAGCTTTTTAAAGTTACTTGCAAGACAAAAGCGAGAGATGATTGATACAGAAGATGGTTCAAGGTTGTGAACAGGACTTTTTTTTGCCCATCATAATGTCTAGTAATGAAGACAAAGTGTCTGTACATGTACAGTTGACAGCTGATTACCCCATGTTGCTCATCACAGCTAACTCTGATCTGTCTGTAGGAACTTTTAGAAGATGGTCAGATGGATCAGTTCCACAAAGCTTTGGTGGAGCTGAACATGGACTCTGCAGAAGAACTTCAGTCTTACATCAACAAATTGAGTCTATCTGTTGaacaaacaaagcagaaaatccTACAGGCAGAAGTCAATATTGAAGTAGATGTTGTGGACAGCAAGCCAGAGGTATAATATTTTCACCAAGTTAATCCTCCTCTCTTATTTCTGCGAGAATTAAGTTTCTGTGTGTGCTCTAGCCCTCATGGGTCAGAGAAGGGATGACTGATAATCACTCATTCCCTTTGTAGTTGCTGGCATGCCAGCTGCTGTCCTCACTGAAGGCTGACTTGCTTAGGGGTTGTAAATGCAGCAGCTAACataatgcttttgttcttgcttTAAACCAAACTCTTACTCTGCTTTTGCATGATTTTGATGAAATAAGTGGGCCTGGCAtgttgaagatttttttttcactatctGACAATAAAATGACATTGACTTTTAAGTACTTAAACCTCAAGTGGTTGTAATCCTGAGACAACCATCCTGAAATGTCAGTAACCTTCTATTAAAAGTATAGAAGAACCTATCAAGGTTTTTTGTTAAGAACAGTATGTTCCTGTCTGTTCTTCCCTTTCAAGTGCAGAGAACTTTATAGTAAGCAGCTAGCCCTTTGCCTTCATTCTGGctatctttttgttttggtacAATTAAGCagcatatttgttttctttacttaaCAACAAAAGATGTAATTGCTACACTGGGTTGTTGGAGTTGTCCTGAAGGGGACAAGCTTGTTTGTCTGCTTTGCCACACTAACACAGGCCCAGCACATAGCAGCTGTTTACAAGAGATAGTCTAAGGCTGTTTGTGCATTTTCTTGTGATTTCCTTTCAAGGCACAAAAGATAGAGCTTTTTTAGTTATATCAGTCTCTGCTCTGGAAAAGATAgagagaaaaccagaaaatggaAGCATAGAAGAGGATGGTGCCAGATACAGGAGTTCTTGTGTTTCACATGGGAGTTGAGATGTAGACAAAACTGACAGTGAGTTGATACCTTCTGGGTGTTTTATTTTGCCTACCCTGATCAGTAAAATTTGTGTAAGAATCAGACTGCTGTGTTTGAGTGACATTGAGGTAGATCATGGGCTTACCTTTGCAGTAAAGAGTCTTCCTGTCTTCTGTCAAAATAAATTGTGTGAGAAGAGGATGATGAAAGACTTGTCAGTTTCTTGTAGTTTTGCCCAGTGATTGTGCTGAAGTTCTAACATGTCCATCTTGAATCTCCTGCTGCTCTTTAGTAGGTCTAGGCTCAGACCTTGGAATGAATCCACAAGCCTTTTTGTTTGGGCTGTGCTTTGTGAGAGCATGTACAATTATCACCAAATGCAGTGTGAAGATAGGCCATCCCTCTGTGGCATGGGAAGGAGCATAAAAGCTAATTATGCTGTCCTAGGGTCTGTGCCAAGTCTTCAGCTGAGTTCTGTGcttctttctgttgctgttgtttaggtttttttttttaaagacataaaaagaaatgcatttaacaAAGTGTAGGTGTTGGAGCTTACTTCAAGTGCCTCCCAACTGTTTGCTATAGCAATGAATGCTGCTTAAACTTCAGTTGGAGTAATTGCCTAGGCTTTAAGTGGATGTAAGctagatatttacaaatgtttaaaTGATGTAGCTCTGTCACATCCTCTCTTGCTTGCCAGACATCCAAACAAATGTTTCAAGtgtaaaataacaaaaccaaatcttcaGCAAGAAAATCCCAAAGCTAACATTGTAACACAAAAGAGATCCTTAAAAAGCTGCTCTTGCTTCACAACAGTAAGGTGCCCTTGGTTCTGAGTGATGCTTTTCATTAGGAAGAAGCTTAGGGAGTACCTTTGTGTCTGTGTAGAACAGATGGGTATTGGTATGTCCCATGTGTAAATGCTGCCTGATTGAAACTGTCAAAGACTGTGTGGCAGCTTTGTAGCTggcaaatatttgttttccaatCCCACATAAGGATGGCAGGGGATTTAATGGTAATTATAGAGTAGTTAGAGGTGCTGGGAGTACACCAAGGTTTTAACCAatttaaaaagctattttaataaCTCCTGTGTTGTTATGTTTAGGACATGGCTGCATGGGATCCTGGCAGGCAGCCTGTTGACTGAGGCCTTTAACTTCTGAGCTGGCATCACAGTCAATTGATTGAAAGTGTCTGATTTTTATGCTTTGAGTGAAtgtctgtcttctgttttctgggtTATTCACGTATGTGCCTAACACACCTGAGCTAACCTACCATCCTGCACCTTCTCTGTTTCCAGACTCCTGATTTGGATCCATTAGGCAGTGAACAGTCACTGGAGGATGTGGAAAGTATAAATGAGTTTGAACCTTTATTTGCTGAGGAGCAGCCTGAAGTTGAGAAGCCTGTTGCTGCAGTGCAGGTTTGACTTCTCCATCTATACCTCGTGCTAGAGGTTACTACCTCCTGGTTGTCCAGCTAATCTGCTAACATTTCTCCACATGCAAACATTGTGTGCCTGCTTTTGAGAGAGATGCTTGAACTATCTGAGCAGGACATTGAGAGAAGTTCTTGCAATCTTAGCTAATGGTTTAGAGCATGAATATACCCACTTGGCTCACTCTGCAGGCAGTGCTGTTGAGGCAGTGCCATGTTATTAGGGGTGGAAAAAAGTCACTCTCAATACCTTTTGTATCTTGTATTACATCCCAACAGAGTTGGAATCTTTTCCAGCATGTTCCTCTATCTGTAAGAGCATATCAATGTGGTTTTTGTACAATACTGTTTGGAAACTTTGCTTATTCTGGAGTATTGCTCTTCTTGAACATAACTTCCCCCTCCTTTTCAATCTCATCTTTTTAAAGCCCGTGTTTAACCTGGCAGAGTACCACCAGCTTTTCCTTGGAACTGAAAGAATCAGGGCTCCAGAGATTGTCTTCCAGCCCTCCCTGATAGGAGAAGACCAGGCTGGTATAGCAGAAACCATGCAATATGTCCTTGAGAGGTGAGTTTACAAAGCTACTTGGTACTTACTTCAGACAACCTAGTCTTGTTTTGTTATCAGCTTTTGCAATCCTGGTTACTGAAATATTCAAGCATGTTTTGTCAGACTGTTGTTCTTTTTGGTGAGGTTGAGCATTGCAAGTTAGCCATATCTTCCTGTTCTGAAAAGCACGTGTACCTCTTGTTTTAAGTCAGTGATCTCCAAACTTTTTTGATTGATTACTCCTTAGGTAGAAAGTGTTTGAGCACACACCTCCAACACATGTACATTTAACAGTTGCATATGAGTACTCCTGAACTAATAATATTATGTACATTTAGAAATGTACACAAAAATAGCAGTTAAACCAGGATGGGATAAAGGTGaaataaacattattttaatcACTTTTTGTATTGTTAATGAGGAAGCTTCTTCATGTACCCCAGTGGATTGTCTGGCATACACCCCAGGCTGGAGACCCCTGGTCTGCCTTGTTATAGAAGGAAACAAGAAAGCCTTGTAAATACCTGTATCCCAAAACCCTGAGCTGGCAGTCTTTGTTTCTGTGAGACCAAAATTGGGGGTGACATATTTAAGTTATGGCAAAGACACCTTTGCTGGGCAACTGTTTTCAGACAACTTGGCATTGGCAAAATGTCACCCCTGAACTGTCTGAGCATCCCAGGTTGCATTTTCTGAAACGTCAGAattgcagctctgctgaggtGTTGATTTATGTGGCACAGTGCACAGAGTGTCTTAAGGGTTTACTTCTGCTGCCCCCTGAAGttccagaaaagaaacacacagaggTTTTCACACTAGGGGAGTGAAGGAAGTTAACACAGTGAATCCTGAAGACAAGTATAAGTGTAACCCAGAGCTGTTCAGTTCATGGGAGAGATGTCCTTGAAAAAGACTGAAGTTGTTTTTTGTCCCTTGGAGGTATCCAAAGGAACAACAAGCAATTCTTGTACAGAATGTTTTTCTCACTGGTGGAAATATGATGTACCCTGGACTGAAAGCCAGAGTCCAGAAGGAACTCCTTGAAATGAGGCCATTCCAGTCATCTTTTCAGGTATGTGTATTGACAGAACATTTGCATGAACAGCCTGTCCATCTGGGATCAGAAGTAGATGGGGCTAGGAGAGGTACAGAGTGGGTGTACTCAGAGCATAGAGATGGAGAGTATTTTATGATAAGACACtgcaaacagctttttttttgacCTGAGAAGGTGAAGGTTAAGCAAAAACATAGTTGCTCTTTGTGAAGACATTAGAGAGAGTAGGGTAGATACCTGTTCAGCTAAAGGATTACGCCCACACAAGCATGTTTGGTTGGGAATTTGCAGATGAATTTCTTATGATTGGGAGAGTTACTGTCTGGAACAAGTGACCTTTTGTTAGACATAGTTATGGGATAATCTGTGTTCACTTCAAAACTAAGTTACCTGTTTGGTTACATGTCATGACTGAGACAGCACCAAAGAGATTCAGTATGTTGCAAATGTGTGGtgtttttcaacatcttcagtAGCAAGCACACTACAAGCTAGGCAAGTCCTAGAGTTCCCTGTGCCTTTTGTGAGGAGACTTGGTTCTGAAACCACCTTGTCTCCTCAAACCTGCCATCTTCCTGAATAGAAAACCAGGTTATAAactggagaaagggaaaaacaagagTGCCAATGTAATCTGGTGATTCCACAACCTTTGTTTTGTACATAGCTCTCAGTGAGGTGTGACCAACTCAGTTGCAGCTGTAGACTTGGTATTTTTAGGAAGGCTATTGCTTGATAAGTCCTGAGTGTGCAACTTGTGTCTGTGAGAGGAAAATGAGTGTGTTTTCAATTGTCTTTAGTGTTACTTCATGTAACTGAGTAAGAGCTTCCTTCTTTCCATTAAAATACGATCTCTAGTGTGGTCCTATCAGAAATCTGTCACTGCACATGTATTACATCTGGGATTTACATGGTGTCTAGTCTAGCAAGCCCATAGCTGAACCAGAAAAGCAGTTCATGCTACAGTAACTTAAATGAACTTGTGAGTGGACACCAGTGAAAAGAGCACATGTGGTTCTTTCCCACATACTGCCATCTTCTAGCTTGCCATGTTCCTTCCTGCTGCTTCAAGGGATGAAGTTTTGCTAGAGCACTTGATACTGGTTTTGTAGTGCCACCATTCTTCCAGCATTGGCTTCCAGCTGTGAGTGCTGTTGGTTGGGAATGTGATAGACCTATGTGCTTCCTCAACCTGTAGAAACAGAGAAGGCTGATGGAGAATTGATCTCAAGGTGAAAACACACTTAAAAATATTCCTCTTCCCCAGAGGCACTAAATAATCAGTGCAGACTTCTGAAATTCAGTGGTTTGTGTCACATACCACTATAATCAAGGTAGAAAGGGCTTTTCTGTCCTGTGCAGAATTGACATTGTTgcactcttttccttctctccaggtTCACCTCGCTTCCAGTCCTGTTTTGGATGCCTGGTATGGGGCTAGGGATTGGGCAGTGGAATACATGGCCCGTGAGGAAGGCTGGATAACCAGAAAAGACTATgaagaaaaagggggagaaTACCTCAAGGAACACTGTGCTTCAAATGTCTATGTCCCCATTCGCCTTCCAAAGCAGCCCCCACGGGCTGCAGAGGCATCAGCACCCGGCAGAGCGCTCACGGGCAATTCCTCTGAGCAGGCCTAGCACCAGCCTTGTCACAGGCCCTGGAGGGAGAGGTCATCATGCAGAGGGGAGCAATCCCTTTGTGCAGTgtgagctgtggggctgtgcaggcCTTGGCCTGGCCTTGCAGGTTGCTTGGAGAGCACGAAGCAGCTCATGAAGTCGCACAGCAGTCCCGGCTCGAGCACCGCAGCGTGTGTCAGTGAGGAGGAACACAGCACAAGTGCATTCCAGAGGAAAGCACTGTCTTATAAACTTCCATTGTAAGACTCAGGGGTTTTGAGAGTGGATGTTTCACAGCTGTTTtgtaaattatttaattaaaatgtactGGTTTTATGCTGCTTTTCCCAGGTGATGCagaggctgggctgggactgAGTCAGCCCTGTGGGACCCCCTCACCGGGCACAGTGAGTGTCGGTCAGGGCTTGTCAGGGCACATCTGAGGGGCCAGGCTGTGTCTCTTTGTTTACACACTTACTACTAAAGCACTGCCAGGTAAGGGATGGCATTTCAGGTGCATTTAGACTTTATGTCAGTGATACTGAAACAGGAGAGCTGTCAACATAAAGCTCTGTCTGGGGATAAAGACAGAACCCTCCCTGAAGTGCAGCCCGGCACTGCCATATCCCGGCAGTCCTTGAGTGGTTTACAAGAGTGGTGgctgagcacagcagctcttgaCTGTTAGGACTTTTCATATCAAAAGTTGTTTTAGCAATAAAGCAAACTTTTTGCTTCACCATTAACTTCTCTGTTTCAGTGATTTGACCTCTTAAAGAGTACAGGAATGTGAGTAATGGGTTGGATGTTGCTGAAAAATGCAGGTTTGCAGACAAGCCCTTGTCCTGCTACACAATGTCTTCTAGCTTATATTTGACTGGGGATTCAGTCATCACACTGAGCAGCTTCATATTGCTTACCCAAAACAATAATCAGCCTGAAGTTCTAAACTGAAACCTAAACAGTCTCCATCACTTTGGCAAAAGCTGGAAACTACTAGGCTGCAAAAGGTAAGGCTATGGGCAAAATATCCAGACTGTAACTGGTATAAAGAAGGTGAAAAGGTGATTGTTCTGTGTCCCCTAGGGGCTGAAAGAGTATCAAGATAAGTAGTCATCAGGCAGACTCAGAGTCGAGGATGTGAGGTGCTTGTTGATGCTGAAGTGAGGCATTTGTTGCCACAGGATGTGATACACACATTTCTGGGTTGGAAAAGCACTACTCAGGTcaactgaagaaagaaaaatctgctgTAAATATGGAGATGTCACCTGTGTGTGGGAGGTCCTACAGTcacttgttccctgctgagtAGGAGGGAAGTTGTTGCAACCCTCCTGTCTCACATGATTCCTGTGGCATCCAGCACTGGTCCCTCTCAGGTGGGATACAGATGCAGGTCTTGGGGGACTTTTGGCCTGGTCTTGTCAGGCTttctggctggggaggaggagaagggttCTTGCTGCCATCAGGTAATCTCAAGTTTGCACTATTGATCCTATCCCTAGCTGCCTGGAGGCTCACTGATTGCCAGCACCTTTAAGGCAATTATAAGGGTGGTAAAGAATGTGAAGAAACatgctgtgctgggcagagtTACACCCCAATGTGTCTTACCTCAGCTCCTGGCAGTGATCTGGAGTTGAATATATGACATCCCATTTGACCTCTTTAACTGCTGTGGCAGTGACTAGTCAAGACAGAAATCTGTTGTGATGGTGTTGGATGTGAAATAGACGAGAAGCTGTTGTGCATGAAACTTGCAGAATGAAGGCCTGAAAGGGCAGCTGTGATTATGTTCCTTCTAAATGTTTGGCCAGATTATGCCAACCACTTGCACTAATTCAAAGGAGAAGCTAATTCTGTGCAGACACACCAGATCAGCTGCTTAAACAGCTTCAAGAAGGTATAATTTTATAATCTCTGAAATATTAGCTGTTCATTGGTTCCTTTATCCCCACAATAGCTGGAGTAACTAATGAACAGCGTGATCACAGTCACAGGCTGTTCTAAATGTGCTGATGGGCATTCAGTTGCTTGGAGCAGCACTAAGAAGAGTGTGAATGTTGCAAAACAGGAATAGTTTTACCTATTGAAGTTTGGTTCCCTGGGTACaatttcacagaatggtgggggttggaagggacctcaagatatcatccagcccaatcccctgccagagcaggagcacctagagtaggtcacacaggaactcatccaggtgggtttgaatgtctccagagagggagactccacagcccatctgggcagcccctgccagtgctccctcacctcaacagggaagaaattcttccttgtgtgtgtttggaacctcttctgttccagcttgtacccattgtctcTTGACCtacattggccatcactgagcacagcctggctccagcctcctgacacttgctatctatttgtaaacatcaatgaggtcacccctcagtctccagcAGGCTaaggagccccagctccctcaaccttttatcacaagggagatgttccactctatcatctttgtggccctgtgctgaactctctccagcagctccctgtccttctggacctgaggggcccagaactagacactgttccagatgtggtctgacaagggcagagtagagggcgAGGAGAACCTTTCTTgccctactgcccacagcccttctaatccaccccaggatgccactggccttggccatgagggcacaatGTTCTGTGGTGCTATGTGAGCATTGGTGCTGACAGGAGGAAGATGGAAGGAGGGGGTGGTGTTGAGGGCAGGAGAACACAACATTAATTTTTACAGTAAGTGTTGGTCAGAGTCCTTGTGGAGCTCTACCCTTCTAACCGTTGTGACAAGGTTTCTCCTGCCCATATGCAGAATTTGGCACAGGGCTCTTGGACCATTTCCTCTGTGCATTGGCTTATGCCACCTGAGAGGGGAACAGGCCAATAAGGCACCTGCGTGGCTCCTGTTTCAGGGGACTTCTGGCAGTGTGAGAAGCAGTAGGAGGAATTGTTACAATGAGAAAACTCTTCACTGAAGGGGAAGAATTAAGATTATGTTGTGGACAGGAAGCTTGAACTGATGCTGTGAGAGCCTTTGCCAAGTgatcacagagctgctgctgagtgaGCTGCTGTGCAGGCAGCCTCAGCATCTGCAGGGTGTTTATCCTGGTGGGTGTCCTGCAAGCTGACAAAGTGCAGTCAGCAGTTCAGAGGTGGCCAACTGGTTCCCATTTGGTTCTCAGTATATTCAGTTCAAAGCAGCCTGTAACCTGATTGCACAAGTGGGTTATCACTCAGTTCAGGTCAGAGAATACAAAAGTACAAGCTGCAATTTAACAGGCACGATGAGCTTGATCTATTTAGTCTAAAAGAGTTCAAAGTGGGTTCCAACTTTCAGAGGGTCCCCAAGACCTGCAGAAATACCATGTTAGGGAGAAGCTCTGGAGCCTAAACAGAGCTTCTGTGTTTGATGCCCCAGATTTCTGTTTGAGCTGCACACCAGCATTGCTTTTGGCCTTCAAAGCTTCTTCTGTTTCCTGTGTCACAGCTACTTCAAACACTAACCATTCCATGCTAAATCTCCACGAGGACACCAAGATTAGAACTCTTTGCTCCAGTTACTAATCTCTCAAATACTTAATGTGCTGTGTAAGAAGCATTTCAAAAGCAGGAGAAGATGCCCATGAGCTGTCACTTCAATGTTAGGATTATCCCTCCAGAGACAGCCTGCAATGATCCCCTAGCAGCCAGTCATAAAGCAGAAGTTTGGAGCTTGTGTGGGCTgagcaggggaggggagaatGCTGTAATGGATTTAACATTATCCTCCCAAGTCAGATGGTGGGATTTCCACCCCGGTTTGACACGTCAGGCTCAGGGCAGCTGTGCTGATTCCCATGGCTCGCTCCCTGTGTTGTGCAGTGAGCCATTCCCTGAGCATCAGATTCGACAAAACAACTGTTTCAAATGGCCCCAGTGTGGGTTGCCAAGAGTTCTTCAGGCTccctttgctctctcctctcagGTGCATGATTT from Colius striatus isolate bColStr4 chromosome 16, bColStr4.1.hap1, whole genome shotgun sequence carries:
- the ACTR5 gene encoding actin-related protein 5; amino-acid sequence: MAAGSRVFPFRDARWAPDPVLEPSAAVRSPQPVPLVIDNGSFQTRAGWASPDPAVPAEPLLRFRSLAAKSRGARGGAGAETQVGNDLGSPEPLRWLLRSPFDRNVPVQLELQELLLDHVFQRLGVASQGCVDHPIVLTEAVCNPLYSRQMMSELLFECYQVPKVSYGVDSLYSFYHNRRQNWPCSGLVISSGYQCTHILPVLEGRLDAKNCKRINLGGCQAAVYLQRLLQLKYPGHFAAITLSRMEEILHEHSYVAEDYIEELQKWRSPEYYENNMHKMQLPFSNKLLGSTLTSEEKQERRQQQLRRLQELNARRREEKLQLDQERLDRLLYIQELLEDGQMDQFHKALVELNMDSAEELQSYINKLSLSVEQTKQKILQAEVNIEVDVVDSKPETPDLDPLGSEQSLEDVESINEFEPLFAEEQPEVEKPVAAVQPVFNLAEYHQLFLGTERIRAPEIVFQPSLIGEDQAGIAETMQYVLERYPKEQQAILVQNVFLTGGNMMYPGLKARVQKELLEMRPFQSSFQVHLASSPVLDAWYGARDWAVEYMAREEGWITRKDYEEKGGEYLKEHCASNVYVPIRLPKQPPRAAEASAPGRALTGNSSEQA